Genomic segment of Parageobacillus genomosp. 1:
TCCGTCGGCGTCATTCCAAATGTTAAGACAACGCCCATATCACGGTAGTAAGGCAAAACGTAATCTTTCGTACGGTCAAGGGCAAACGCCGCGCCGACTTGTGCCGCTTCCTGTCCTTGGCAAGAGATAACGAACGGAATTTTTCCAGCGCGGTTTAATAACCACATACGCTCGTCGATTTTACGGGCCAACAACATCGTTTCATACATTTGTAATACTGTTTCATCGCTTAACCCTAGCGCTTGATGACGGTTTTCTGCCATCGAAAAAACCTCCCTTTATTCGCTTAAAAATGAATCGCTTTTCCATCCACGGCAAGTGCCGCTTCCGCCATTGCTTCCGATAGCGTTGGATGCGGATGAATCGTATGCGCCACTTCCCACGGAGTCGCATCCAAGACGCGCGCTAACCCCGCTTCAGAAATCATATCGGTGACGTGAGGACCGACCATATGAACACCAAGCAAGTCGTTCGTTTTTTGATCGGCTACGATTTTCACGAACCCTTCCGCTTCGCCGAACACGAGCGCTTTACCGATCGCTTTAAATGGAAATTTTCCGACTTTGACATCATATCCCTTTGCTTTCGCTTCTTCTTCCGTTAAGCCGACGCTTGCGACTTCCGGACGGCTGTAGACACATTTCGAAATCATGGTGTAGTCGATCGGGGATGGGTTTTGGCCAGCAATATGCTCGACAGCAACGATTCCTTCATGGGACGCTACATGCGCTAGCTGCAAGCCGCCGATGACATCGCCAATCGCATAAATATGCGATTCTTTCGTTTGGTAAAACTCGTTCGTTTGAATAAATCCTTTTTCGACGACAATATCGGTATTTTCGATGCCGATTCCTTCAATGTTTGCTTGACGGCCAACAGAGACGAGCATTTTTTCGGCGGTAAACGTTTTTTGCTCGCCATTATGCTCCGCTTGAATTGTCACACCATTTCCTTTTTCCAACGTTTCCGGCAAGACTTTTGCCCCTGTGACAATCGTAATGCCACGGCGTTTTAAAAGCTTTTCCACTTCTTTGGAGACGTCATGATCTTCCGTCGGCAAAATGCGCTCGGCGTATTCCAATACCGTCACGTCGACACCAAAATCATTCAGCATCGATGCCCATTCAATGCCAATGACACCGCCGCCGACGATAATAATCGAAGAAGGAAGTGTTTCCATTTGCAGCGCTTCATCGGATGTCATGACCAATTTGCCGTCAATGTCAAGGCCTGGCAGCGTTCGCGGACGCGAACCTGTGGCGATGATGACATTTTTTGGCACGAGCATTTCGTTTTCCGAACCGTCATTCATTTCCACGGAAATCGTTCCCGGCATCGGCGAGAAAATCGATGGGCCTAAAATGCGCCCAGTTCCGGCATAAACGTCAATTTTTCCTTTTTTCATTAAGTGCTGGACGCCTTTATGGAGCTGCTCGATAATGGCTGCTTTGCGCGCCTGCACTTTGGCGAAGTCAAGGCGTACATCGCTTGCCACGACGCCAAACGTTTCGCTGTTTTTCGTTTGCGCGTATACTTCCGCGCTCCGCAGCAGCGCCTTGCTTGGAATACAGCCGGCATGCAGACACGTTCCGCCCAGCTTGCCTTTTTCGACAACGGCTGTTTTTAACCCTAGCTGGGAAGCGCGAATCGCCGCCACATATCCTCCCGTGCCGCCGCCAAGGATGACGAGATCATATTCTTTTGCCATATCGTTTTCTCCTTTCTATCGCAAAACGGTTGTGTGTGTCACATTTCCGCTCGGATATACTTTGTCTTTTTCTTCGCCGCGCAACACGCGCAACGCCCCTTCCGCAAGCGCTTGCAACTCGTTTTCACCAGGGTGAACAATCACATCGGCAATCCAGTGAACGCGATCGCTGATTTCCTTCACAAACTGTTTTCCGTAGGCAAGGCCGCCCGTTAAAATAATCGCGTCGACTTTTCCCGCCAATGCAGCGCTTGCCGCTCCGATTTCTTTTGCCACTTGATAGGCCATTGCGCTATATACTAGCTTCGCCTTTTCATCGCCCGCTTCAATCATTTTTTCCACTTTTACCGCATCATTGGTGCCAAGGTAACCGACTAGCCCGCCTTTGCCGACAAGCATGCTCATTACTTCATCACGGAAGTATTCACCGGAGAAACATAAAGAAACGAGGTCGCCAGCGGGCACGGTGCCGGCGCGTTCCGGGCTAAACGGACCTTCGCCGTCCAATCCGTTATTAACATCGACTACGCGGCCTTTTTTATGGGCGCCGACGGTAATTCCGCCGCCCATATGGGCGACAATAAGGTTCAGCTCTTCATACCGTTTGCCGAGCTGCTTAGCAACGCGGCGAGCCACCGCCTTTTGATTGAGAGCATGGAAAATGCTTCTCCGCTCAATGAGCGCAAATCCAGAAATACGGGCGATTGGCTCAAGTTCATCAACGACAACAGGGTCAACAATAAACGCGGGGATATTTAACGCCGAAGCAATTTCATACGCCAAAATGCCGCCAAGATTCGAAGCGTGCTGGCCGGAATAGCCTTTACGCAAATCCTTGAGCATCTGTTCATTGACGCGGTATGTGCCGCCTTCGATCGGGCGCAAAAGCCCACCGCGGCCGCAAACAGCGCTTAATTTGGAAAGATTGATGCCTTCTTCATCGAGCGCGTCTAAAATCGTTTGTTTGCGAAATTCATATTGATCAATAATCGATGGATAACGCTGCAGCGTTTCTGCATCATGGCGAATCGTTTTTTCAAAAATGGAGCGCTCGTTTTCAAACACGCCAATTTTTGTCGAGGTCGATCCAGGATTAATGGTTAAAATGCGAAACTTCTGCTCTTGCAACGGTTGCTACCTCCATTTCTGGATGCGGGAGCGGAAAATATTTTCTTTTCCGCTTCCGCTTAGATTTGTCTTTAACGACCACGACGGCGGCTTAAAATATGATGGCCGTTTTGCAAAAATTGACTGCGGGACTTGCGCATCGTTTCAATGCGTTCCTCCGCAAGACGGTCTGCTGCTTTATACGTCGGAATGCCGTCGCGTTTCGCAATGGCAAATACTTTTTCAATGTTGTCGTAAATTTGTTCGATTTTTTTCATTGCGCGTTCGCGATTGTAGCCGTACAGCTCATCGGCAACGTTAATGACACCGCCGGCATTGATGACGTAATCCGGTGCGTACACGATGCCCATTTCATGAATGATATCGCCATGTCTCGGCTCTTTTAGCTGGTTGTTCGCCGAACCGGCAATGACTTTCGCTTTTAATTGCGGAATCGTTTGGTCGTTAATAATGCCGCCAAGCGCACATGGAGCAAAAATATCGCAATCAACGCCGTAAATATCGTTCGGGTCTACCGCTTTGGCGCCAAATTCTTCAACGGCGCGCTGCACCGCTTCTTTGTTAATGTCAGTAACGATAAGTTGCGCCCCTTCTTCATGAAGATGACGGCATAAATGATAGGCGACATTGCCGACCCCTTGCACGGCGATGACTTTTCCTTCTAATGAATCGCTGCCAAATGCTTCTTTTGCCGCCGCTTTCATGCCGCGATACACGCCATATGCCGTTGCTGGAGACGGGTTGCCCGATGAGCCAAATTCTGGCGAG
This window contains:
- the lpdA gene encoding dihydrolipoyl dehydrogenase, which gives rise to MAKEYDLVILGGGTGGYVAAIRASQLGLKTAVVEKGKLGGTCLHAGCIPSKALLRSAEVYAQTKNSETFGVVASDVRLDFAKVQARKAAIIEQLHKGVQHLMKKGKIDVYAGTGRILGPSIFSPMPGTISVEMNDGSENEMLVPKNVIIATGSRPRTLPGLDIDGKLVMTSDEALQMETLPSSIIIVGGGVIGIEWASMLNDFGVDVTVLEYAERILPTEDHDVSKEVEKLLKRRGITIVTGAKVLPETLEKGNGVTIQAEHNGEQKTFTAEKMLVSVGRQANIEGIGIENTDIVVEKGFIQTNEFYQTKESHIYAIGDVIGGLQLAHVASHEGIVAVEHIAGQNPSPIDYTMISKCVYSRPEVASVGLTEEEAKAKGYDVKVGKFPFKAIGKALVFGEAEGFVKIVADQKTNDLLGVHMVGPHVTDMISEAGLARVLDATPWEVAHTIHPHPTLSEAMAEAALAVDGKAIHF
- the buk gene encoding butyrate kinase, whose amino-acid sequence is MQEQKFRILTINPGSTSTKIGVFENERSIFEKTIRHDAETLQRYPSIIDQYEFRKQTILDALDEEGINLSKLSAVCGRGGLLRPIEGGTYRVNEQMLKDLRKGYSGQHASNLGGILAYEIASALNIPAFIVDPVVVDELEPIARISGFALIERRSIFHALNQKAVARRVAKQLGKRYEELNLIVAHMGGGITVGAHKKGRVVDVNNGLDGEGPFSPERAGTVPAGDLVSLCFSGEYFRDEVMSMLVGKGGLVGYLGTNDAVKVEKMIEAGDEKAKLVYSAMAYQVAKEIGAASAALAGKVDAIILTGGLAYGKQFVKEISDRVHWIADVIVHPGENELQALAEGALRVLRGEEKDKVYPSGNVTHTTVLR
- a CDS encoding leucine dehydrogenase, encoding MELFKYMEKYDYEQLLFCQDKESGLKAIIAIHDTTLGPALGGTRMWMYNSEEEAIEDALRLARGMTYKNAAAGLNLGGGKTVIIGDPRKDKNEAMFRAFGRFIQGLNGRYITAEDVGTTVADMDIIYQETDYVTGISPEFGSSGNPSPATAYGVYRGMKAAAKEAFGSDSLEGKVIAVQGVGNVAYHLCRHLHEEGAQLIVTDINKEAVQRAVEEFGAKAVDPNDIYGVDCDIFAPCALGGIINDQTIPQLKAKVIAGSANNQLKEPRHGDIIHEMGIVYAPDYVINAGGVINVADELYGYNRERAMKKIEQIYDNIEKVFAIAKRDGIPTYKAADRLAEERIETMRKSRSQFLQNGHHILSRRRGR